The proteins below are encoded in one region of Oncorhynchus clarkii lewisi isolate Uvic-CL-2024 chromosome 33, UVic_Ocla_1.0, whole genome shotgun sequence:
- the LOC139392709 gene encoding DNA damage-regulated autophagy modulator protein 1-like, whose protein sequence is MLWFMEGICFLPISLVIMSSSTFIVSYLIALFEHDVDVIFPYISDTGAEPPESCVFGLMTVITAFAGMATMYARYKFVEKLNEKAGGVPPALNQAAFWIGILSCLGMCFVATFQETTITAVHDAGAILFFVSGVLYTILQSIISYKAFPYGCSLALCRVRTGMATIAFLAVFPTVVCAVFVTQTTLHRKTEDEDNVFHLVSAVSEWIVAFSFILFFFTYIHDFKKFTLKLRTQFVDYS, encoded by the exons ATGCTTTGGTTCATGGAGGGAATATGCTTTTTACCAATTTCTTTGGTAATCATGTCATCTAGCACGTTTATTGTTTCCTACCTAATTGCATTGTTCGAGCATGATGTGGATGTTATCTTCCCGTATATAAG TGACACTGGGGCTGAACCCCCAGAGAGCTGTGTCTTTGGCTTGATGACGGTCATCACTGCATTTGCAG GTATGGCCACCATGTATGCCAGATACAAGTTTGTGGAGAAGCTCAATGAGAAGGCGGGTGGTGTGCCCCCAGCACTGAACCAGGCTGCTTTCTGGATTGGAATACTTTCTTGTTTGGGGATGTGTTTTGTTGCTACTTTCCAG GAGACAACGATTACGGCAGTTCATGATGCAGGTGCAATACTCTTCTTCGTTTCTGGTGTTCTGTACACCATCCTCCAGTCCATCATATCCTATAAGGCCTTCCCCTATGGATGTTCCTTGGCCTTGTGTCGTGTGCGCACAGGAATGGCAACCATAGCCTTCCTGGCAGTTTTCCCCA CTGTTGTCTGTGCTGTCTTCGTGACACAAACCACACTGCATAGAAAAACAGAAGACGAG GACAATGTGTTCCATCTGGTGAGTGCTGTGAGTGAGTGGATCGTGGCCTTCAGCTTCATCTTGTTCTTCTTCACCTACATCCACGACTTTAAA AAGTTTACTCTGAAGCTGAGAACACAGTTTGTGGACTATTCCTGA